The Shewanella algae DNA segment GACACGGCGTGAATACGTCCTTGTAGCCTCGACGAAAACGTCCCTGTTTTCGACGGTCACAGTTCCGCCAGTGCCTGGAAAATAGGCGTATGTCTGCAAATCGCTCAAATATTTCAAGCTACTCCATTTTCACAGAATTACACCGAATCCCGCTCGAAGCGGCCGCAGGGCGTTGATGACCATCGCGTAGCGAGGCATGGATGCAGAAGCAGCGCCAGTCGAATCAGGGATGAGCGTCTGGCGCGATAGCGAATTGGCATCATAAGCACAAGGGGTTTTCCGCTGCGTCGCGGGTCGCTGGGGGTTTGGAAAGGGGGCGAGTCGATACAGCCCCCTTTCCTCGGGTGTGGGGCGAAGCTCCACGACTTTAGGCCGCTGGCACAGCGGCTAGCATGGCTTTAAGCCAAAGCTCACCAATAAACTTGATCTCAGCTTCCAGCTAAACCGCAAGCCCGTCACCCGCGGTGCGGATAGACTGAAAGCCCGAATACCGTGAAGGACAGCACGTCCGAGAACGGCCACTCACACAGGCTTTTCCTAGCCAAGAGCCCACCAGCTTCAAATATGACGCTAATACCAGTCCTACTCCTGCAGCAGATCGCGACAGATCTGCACCAGATCCGACTGTACTGCCGCGGCAGTCACTTCCCTGCCGGCACCTGGGCCGCGAATGATCAGCGGATTACCCTGGTAGAAGGCCGAGCGGATGACAAACACATTATCTCCCGGGGTCAGATTGGCGTATGGATGCTGACGCTCGACCCATTGCAGAGAGACTTCGGCATTAACCTGGCCATCTTGCTGCTCCAATGAAGCCACATAGCGCAGCACCTTGTTTTGCTCGGCCGCGGCGGCAAACTGCTGCGCGAGAGTGGCATCCAATTCGGGGATCCGCTGCAAGAACTCATCCAGCGGAATGTCGGCCAGCGCCTCAGGCACCAGAGAGCTTAAGCGAATATCTTCAAGCTCCAGTTCCAGACCTATTTCACGAGCCAAAATCAACAGCTTGCGCTGCATGTCACGCCCGGAAAGATCGTCCCTGGGATCCGGCTCAGTGATCCCCAGCTCTTTGGCCTGCAACACCAGCTCGGAGAAAGGTTTGACGCCATCGAAATGCTCAAACAGCCAGCAGAGCGTGCCGGAGAAGATACCGCCGACAGCCTCTACCCTGTCGCCGCTGTTGTGCAAATCATTGAGCGCGTGCTGCACCGGCAGCCCGGCGCCGCAACTGGCGTTGTAACGCCAGAACAGTCGGCGGTTACCCAGTTGCTGTTTCAGCTCACGGTAGAAAGGCAATGGCCCGGAGCCGGCCAACTTGTTGGCACTGACCATATGAATGCCACGGGCAAAAAACTCAGGATACTGTAGTGTCAGTCCGGCGCTGGCACTGATATCCAGCGCCACCAGTTCATCGGCTTGTAGCAACGCAAGCTGTTCGAACAGATGTTCATACTGCCAAGGGGTAGCTTCGGCTTCAAACCTTGCCTGCCAGTCTTCCCCAAAGATCCCTTCATTGCAGATCCAGGCACGGCTCGAACTCGCCAAGCCCAGGAGTTCAACACTGGCCTCCAGCTCACGTTTGAGGCCGTCGCGGGCTCGGCCGAACAACTCCACCCAGGCTTCGCCTATGTTACCCACCCCCAGCAGAATAACGCCTATGCGTTTGCGGGGGCCGGCGCAGCGCCTGTGCACCTTCTGGGTCAGCAGGTTCACCTGCGATTTGGGCACCAGGGTGACCAGGCTGAGTTGGTCCTGATACAGAGGCCGCGCTTCACGGCTCAGCAAGCGGGCAAAGCTGCGGCGATAACTGCCGGCGCCACTGCTTACCAGGGCTACCAGCCCAAGCTCTCTGTCCTCGGTAATGCTTTGAATTTTGAGCTCGGATGTCTGCGCTTCCAGTAGCTGCCAGACTTGGCGGGATAATTCGGGAGTATAGGCCAGCTCAAGTTTGTGTTGCCCTTGAGACCAGTAGGCCAGCGGGGTCAACCCCACCTCATTGAGCGCATCAAGCGTCTGAGTCTGAGCCTGGGTGCCATTGAACTCCAGGCTCAAGAGGGACACCTGATTGAGATTGGTCACCACAGGAGCGCTTGCGGCATCACTCTTGGGGGCTATCAGGGTAAAGTCGGTATGCGAGGCGTAGCTCGAACGCACCGCCAGGCTGACCTCGGTATCAAACAGCGGTTGCAGGGTTCGGCAATGCAGTACCGGGGAGCCGAGCCGCGCCAGGCGGTCGGCCTCAGCCAGCGACATGCTACTCAGCAGTTTGGCATCGGCAATCTTGTTGGGATCGGCATTGAACACCCCTTCAACATCTGTCCAGATAGTCACCCTGTCGATATCGGCCAGGCTGGCTATCAGGGTGGCACTGAAGTCGGAGCCGTTGCGACCAAGCAACAGAGTTTCGCCTTGGCTATTGGCGCAGATAAAGCCGGTGATCACCAGGCGCTCATCGGGATGCTCGGCCAGCAGCCGCTGCACCCTTTCACGGGACTCATCGAGGCGAATCCTGGGAACTGCGCCCTCATCGGCAATCAACAAACTGCGGGCATCCACATGGGAAGCGGCGACACCGGACTCCCTCAGTAGCGCCGCCATCAGTCTGGCCGACCAGCGTTCACCGAAACCCACCACCTGATTGCATTGGTATTCGCTGAGTTCAGGCAAGGACAACAAACTGGCCAGTTGCGCCTTATCTGTAGACAGACGCTCCCGCAGTTGACGTGCCTGTTCATTGCCCAGCAGCTGTTCAATCAGATTCTGCTGATAACCGACAAGCACCTGCAGCTCTTCTTGCCACAGAGCGCCAGACTCCTTCAGGTTCAGCAGTTTATAGAGAAAATTGGTACTCTTGCCGGCGGCGGAAACCACTACAAGATCATCGGCATGACCATGGGTCAGCAAAATATGGGCGACCCGTCGGTAACAATCGGCATCGGCGAGACTGGAACCGCCAAACTTATGTAGGTGACAACGTGCCATCTCAAGCTCCTTCAATTCAACAGTTTGCGGCTGCAGCCAATCCGGCGGCGATATCATCCAGCAGATCCCGGCCATCTTCTATGCCCACAGACAAGCGGATAAGCGTGTCTTTAATACCGGCTTCGGCGCGAGCATCACACGCCATGGCTCTGTGGGTCATGGTGGCGGGCACGGCCACCAGGCTCTCAACCCCTCCCAGGCTCTCGGCCACGGAAAACAGCTTGAGCGCGCCGAGGAAGGCAACCACCTGCGCCTCATCACCCTTGAGTTCAAAACTCAGCATAGCGCCAAAGCCACTCTGCTGCCTGGCGGCAATCTCATGACCTGGGTGGCTCTTAAGCCCCGGATAGTAAACTTTGTCGACCACGGGACTCTGGCTCAGCAGCGCCACTATGCGCTCGGCATTGGCCTGATGCTCGCGGATCCTCAGCGCCAGAGTACGCAGGCCACGCAGGGTCAGGTAGCTGTCGAAGGCGCCACCGCTCAGCCCAAGCGTGTTGGACCACCAGTGCAATTGCTCTGCCAGTTCAGGATCTTTGGCAATCACGGCGCCGCCTACCACATCGCTGTGGCCATTGATGTATTTAGTGGTCGAGTGCACCACTATGTCGGCCCCCAACAGCAAAGGCTGTTGCAGCGCCGGCGATAAAAAGGTGTTGTCGACCACCACCAATGCCCCCTGCTGGTGGGCCGCCTCGGCAATAGCGGCAATATCCACTACCCGCAGCAGCGGATTGGACGGAGTCTCGAGCCACACCATGCGCGGCTTTTGCGCCATGGCAGCGGCGAGTGCTTGCGGGTCGGTTTGATCCAAAACCTGCAAGCGAAACTGACCCTTGGCAGCCAGATTGGTGAACAGCCTATAGCTACCGCCATAACAGTCATGGGGCACCAACAAGAGGTCATCCGGCCCCAGCAGGTTGACCACCAGAGTAATGGCCGCCATGCCGGTCGCTGTGATTGCCGCACTGCAGCCCTGTTCCAGCTCCCCCAAGGCATCCCCCAGAATGGAGCGGGTAGGATTACCCGAGCGGCTGTAATCAAAGGCTCTTGGCTGAGTGTGGCCATCAAAGGCATAGTTGGTCGACAGATAGATGGGGGGCACCACGGCCCCGTGCTGGCTGTCTGATTCGATGCCCTGCCGGACCGCTGTGGTTGCTAATCGCCGCTCTGTCATAATCGACTCCTGAATGCTGAGGTTCGACACCATAAAGATGTCTGGACGTCTAAATCTAACCAATGACCATCCAGCCGTCAATAGGCATCAAGACGTTTGGACGTCCAAATGTATGGATTTCTGTTCATATTGCACAGATTTTGCAGGCAATCATTTGACTGTATCCTGTAAGGGTTTAAAATCTGCTGCGAATTAGTGAGATCACAGGTGAATCAATGACTGAATGGAATGGCGAATACATCAGCCCTTATGCCGAACACGGCAAGAAGAACGAGCAAGTGAAAAAAATCACTGTCTCTATTCCGTTGAAGGTGCTGAAAGTATTGACCGATGAGCGCACCCGGCGCCAGGTAAACAACCTGCGGCACGCCACAAACAGCGAACTGCTGTGCGAAGCCTTCCTGCATGCCTATACCGGCCAGCCACTGCCCAACGATGGGGATTTGTCCAAAGACAAACCCGACAGCATCCCGGAAGAGGCCAAGCGCATGATGGATGCCATGGGCATAGAATGGGAAGACATGGAGTAAGTGTGTTGTCCCTCAGAATTACCTTATAGTTGAACAAGGATCGCGGTGCGATCCTTGTCTTTTTTGGGGCTTGCGAATGTTGTCACTGATAGATCCCGTCACCCTGCTACTGGCGTCCCTGATCATATTTACCGGCGCCCTGACCCAGTCGTTGATAGGCTTTGGCTTGGCCGTGGTAGCCACACCTTTGCTGTATATCGTCGATCCGGAACTGGTTCCTGCCCCGGTTATCGCCATGGGGTTTTCCATCGCCCTGCTGACACTGGTGCGCGAGCGTGGCCACCTGGAATTCAACGGCCTGCAATATGCCTTGTTGGGGAGGCTCCCCGGCGGCCTGATTGGCGCCACCCTGCTGTTGCTGGCGCCGCAGCCTATTCTGGGCTTGACCATAGCCCTGATTGTGGCCGTAGCCGTATTCCTCAGCCTTAGAAAATACAGCATCAAGATCAACCGCCTCAGCCTGTTTATCGCCGGGATATTTTCCGGGATCTTCGGTACCGTGGCCGCCATAGGCGGACCGCCGATGGCCCTGCTGCTGGCGGGTAAGGATGCCAGTCAGTTCCGCGCAGCGCTGTCGGCCTTCTTCATCTTCAGCTCATTGATAGCCTTGATTATTCTCGGCTGTTTTGGCCTCTTGACCTTGAGACACCTATGGCTTTCGCTGTTGCTGCTGCCTTCGGTATTTCTCGGTTTTCTGGTGGCTGGCCGCTTGGTGGGCCGTGTGGATAAAGAGAAGACCCGAGTCCTGACGCTGGCGCTGTGCGCGCTGAGCGCCCTGTTGCTGACCATCAAATCAAGCCTGGCGCTCATCAACGGTTAATTTTAGAAGTGATAGCTGGTTTGCAGTACGCCGCCTATGGCGTCATCGCTGCCGAACATGCCGGTGAGATCCAGCCGGAAACTGTTGCCTATGGCGAACCCTGTCCCGAGTGAATAAAGATCGGCGGTGTGATCATTGAGATCCTGGCGATAACCGAGCCGTAAAGCAACCCAGTCAGCAGGCCGGTATTCACCGCCTAAACGCCAATAGCGGCTGCCCTCAAGCTCGGCAAACTTGTCGTTGTCGGTAAGATCCAAGTCGCTGCTGAGTGAAAAGGCTGCCCAGTCATAGGCCACCCCTGCGGTAACCATAGGTTTCACCTGATAGGTAAGCTGCACGCCGCCGGCCTCTATGCTGCTTAAGTCCCGCTTGATGAGGTTGCGACCACTGACACCGATAACCAAACCATCCAATGGCTGGAATGCCAGACCGATATCCAGGTTAAAGCCAGTGTCATCGCTTCGATAATCATCATCGTTGAAGTCATCGGCATCAAAGTTGTTGGCGCTGACGGCATAGTTAAAACTGTCCAACCGTTGCAACTTGGGGGTAACTCCCACTGTCACCGGCATATTGACGATAGATAGCGGATAGCTCACGGCAACCCCTAGCTCGGAAACCGCCCCGGCCACCACTCGCCCCTGGGAGGTCAAATCTTGGATTTCCGGCGGATTATTGGGGTCCAGATTATCCAGGGCATCAATATCCGCGGCGGCGATTTCGGCTATTCCCAAGGCATCGAGATAACTCTTGAATACAAAGGCATAATTAAAACCATCCGAGGGCATGACCAAAGCCATATTGATACCGGCACTGACGTAAGCGCTATTGCCCTGCAGCGATTTCAAGTCACCACTGAGGCGCTTTCGGTAGTCATCGATAGCCGCTGTGTCGGCGGCGTCTATGGCATTAACCAGGGCGTCATAGTTATCCTGCAGGGCATCAAACTTATCGATCATCTGATCTTTATCGGCGCCATCGGCGCCGATGGTTGGAATGAGTAAACTGAAGTCATTGCTGCGGCGCGAAGGCAAAGCCAGCAGTGCCGGATTGGAAAAGGCCGCCGCCTCACGATTACCGGCTGCCACGGCAACCCCGCCCATGGCATCTGAGCGGGCCTCATAAACATCCTGACCTGCCAGTGCCAATGTGCTGGCAAGTCCCGTGGTAAGCAGTGTCAAAAGACTCAGTTTCATCTCATCACCCTCTTGCTTTTATCTGTAACCTGACACACGCGGTTACCTGGGTTAAAGATAGTCCAAATCTCGATGAAACTATGGCATCAAACACAAAAAAGCCCGTACCAAATGATACGGGCTGAGGCTCAAACAGGTTCAGAAGTGCTTGTTAACCAAGATAGCTCTGACCTGCATAGAGAATAAAGTGTCTAAGTGCCAGCACGCCGGTCAGGCTGCAGCAGGCTACCGCCAGCATGGCTCCCTTGCTGTGACGGGTACTCGCCGGCAGCAACAGCATGGAAAGCAGCGGGATACCAAAACCTATACCCACAACCCCAATCCAGAACACGCTGGCCCAG contains these protein-coding regions:
- the metJ gene encoding met regulon transcriptional regulator MetJ: MTEWNGEYISPYAEHGKKNEQVKKITVSIPLKVLKVLTDERTRRQVNNLRHATNSELLCEAFLHAYTGQPLPNDGDLSKDKPDSIPEEAKRMMDAMGIEWEDME
- a CDS encoding conjugal transfer protein TraF translates to MKLSLLTLLTTGLASTLALAGQDVYEARSDAMGGVAVAAGNREAAAFSNPALLALPSRRSNDFSLLIPTIGADGADKDQMIDKFDALQDNYDALVNAIDAADTAAIDDYRKRLSGDLKSLQGNSAYVSAGINMALVMPSDGFNYAFVFKSYLDALGIAEIAAADIDALDNLDPNNPPEIQDLTSQGRVVAGAVSELGVAVSYPLSIVNMPVTVGVTPKLQRLDSFNYAVSANNFDADDFNDDDYRSDDTGFNLDIGLAFQPLDGLVIGVSGRNLIKRDLSSIEAGGVQLTYQVKPMVTAGVAYDWAAFSLSSDLDLTDNDKFAELEGSRYWRLGGEYRPADWVALRLGYRQDLNDHTADLYSLGTGFAIGNSFRLDLTGMFGSDDAIGGVLQTSYHF
- a CDS encoding sulfite exporter TauE/SafE family protein, producing the protein MLSLIDPVTLLLASLIIFTGALTQSLIGFGLAVVATPLLYIVDPELVPAPVIAMGFSIALLTLVRERGHLEFNGLQYALLGRLPGGLIGATLLLLAPQPILGLTIALIVAVAVFLSLRKYSIKINRLSLFIAGIFSGIFGTVAAIGGPPMALLLAGKDASQFRAALSAFFIFSSLIALIILGCFGLLTLRHLWLSLLLLPSVFLGFLVAGRLVGRVDKEKTRVLTLALCALSALLLTIKSSLALING
- the metB gene encoding cystathionine gamma-synthase; this translates as MTERRLATTAVRQGIESDSQHGAVVPPIYLSTNYAFDGHTQPRAFDYSRSGNPTRSILGDALGELEQGCSAAITATGMAAITLVVNLLGPDDLLLVPHDCYGGSYRLFTNLAAKGQFRLQVLDQTDPQALAAAMAQKPRMVWLETPSNPLLRVVDIAAIAEAAHQQGALVVVDNTFLSPALQQPLLLGADIVVHSTTKYINGHSDVVGGAVIAKDPELAEQLHWWSNTLGLSGGAFDSYLTLRGLRTLALRIREHQANAERIVALLSQSPVVDKVYYPGLKSHPGHEIAARQQSGFGAMLSFELKGDEAQVVAFLGALKLFSVAESLGGVESLVAVPATMTHRAMACDARAEAGIKDTLIRLSVGIEDGRDLLDDIAAGLAAAANC
- a CDS encoding bifunctional aspartate kinase/homoserine dehydrogenase II, coding for MARCHLHKFGGSSLADADCYRRVAHILLTHGHADDLVVVSAAGKSTNFLYKLLNLKESGALWQEELQVLVGYQQNLIEQLLGNEQARQLRERLSTDKAQLASLLSLPELSEYQCNQVVGFGERWSARLMAALLRESGVAASHVDARSLLIADEGAVPRIRLDESRERVQRLLAEHPDERLVITGFICANSQGETLLLGRNGSDFSATLIASLADIDRVTIWTDVEGVFNADPNKIADAKLLSSMSLAEADRLARLGSPVLHCRTLQPLFDTEVSLAVRSSYASHTDFTLIAPKSDAASAPVVTNLNQVSLLSLEFNGTQAQTQTLDALNEVGLTPLAYWSQGQHKLELAYTPELSRQVWQLLEAQTSELKIQSITEDRELGLVALVSSGAGSYRRSFARLLSREARPLYQDQLSLVTLVPKSQVNLLTQKVHRRCAGPRKRIGVILLGVGNIGEAWVELFGRARDGLKRELEASVELLGLASSSRAWICNEGIFGEDWQARFEAEATPWQYEHLFEQLALLQADELVALDISASAGLTLQYPEFFARGIHMVSANKLAGSGPLPFYRELKQQLGNRRLFWRYNASCGAGLPVQHALNDLHNSGDRVEAVGGIFSGTLCWLFEHFDGVKPFSELVLQAKELGITEPDPRDDLSGRDMQRKLLILAREIGLELELEDIRLSSLVPEALADIPLDEFLQRIPELDATLAQQFAAAAEQNKVLRYVASLEQQDGQVNAEVSLQWVERQHPYANLTPGDNVFVIRSAFYQGNPLIIRGPGAGREVTAAAVQSDLVQICRDLLQE